From one Flavobacterium sp. N502536 genomic stretch:
- a CDS encoding class IIb bacteriocin, lactobin A/cerein 7B family has translation MDLENLNLVELNAQEVQETEGGFFLLLQNPIVIAFAIGMYNQYQSHNH, from the coding sequence ATGGATTTAGAAAATTTAAACTTGGTAGAGCTTAATGCTCAGGAAGTACAAGAAACAGAAGGTGGATTTTTCTTATTGCTTCAAAATCCCATTGTGATTGCATTCGCTATAGGAATGTATAACCAATATCAAAGTCATAACCACTAA